ATGGCGTTGGCGCGAACGCCGTAGCGGGCGTGCTCAACGGCGATGGCGCGGATCATCGAGATCACCGCACCCTTGGTGGCGGCATAGGCCTCGTTGCGCGGGGCGCCGTCATAGGCCGAGAGCGAGGAGATCACCACGAGGCTGCCGCCGGCCTTGTCGCCCGACCCGGCGCGCTCGACCATGTGCTTGCAGGCCTCCCGGAAGGTGAAGAACACCCCGTCCAGATTGACCGCCAACACCCGGCGATAGGTCTCGGTGGGGAACTCGGCGAAGGAGGTCGCGCCGCCGCCGATCCCGGCGTTGGCGATCACCGTGTCGATGCGGCCCATCTTGGAGACGGCCTCGACCATGCCGGCGCGGACCGCTTCTTCATCGGCGACGTCGACCACCTGGGACATGACCCGCACGCCCAGGTTCTTCAGCTTCGCCTCGGCGTCGGCGTTTTTCTTGGGGTTGGACCCCCAGATCACCACGTCGGCGCCGGACTGGGCCAGCGCCTCGACCATGCCGAAGCCGATGCCGCCATTGCCGCCGGTGACCAGCGCCACCTTCCCCGTCAGATCGAATGGCTTATATGCCATGGCCGCCTCCCTAGCGTGTTTCGAACATTTGTTCGGAGAAGGACCCCCTGACGCGGGGGCCGTCAAGGCGGGTCGAGACGGGCCGGTCCTGTTGACTTCCCTGCCGTCGGGATCGCGCGATGGCGGCAGGAGGACCTGCCGCCATGCTGACGCTCTATGATCATCCGCTCTCGCCCTACGCTCAGAAGGTCAAGATCGCCCTGCGCGAGAAGGGACTGGCCTTCGAGACGGTGTCGCCCGGCGGCCTGGGCGCCGGCGGGGCCCAGGGCGAATTCGTCGCCGCCAGCCCGCGCGCCGAGGTGCCGGCCCTGGTGGATGGGGAGGTCTCGGTGTTCGATTCCAGCATCATCCTGGAATATCTGGAGGACCGATACCCCGATCCGCCAATGCTTCCGGCCGCCCCCGCCGACCGGGCGCGGGTGCGGATGCTGGAGGAGGTGATGGACACCCACTTCGAGGCGATCAACTGGGGCCTGTCGGAAATCCGCTGGTTCCGCCGGGCCGAGGGGGAACTCGCCGAAGCGCTGTTGGCCAAGGCCGCCGAGCAGACCCAGGGTTTCTTCACCTGGTTGGAGGGCCAGCTCGGCGACCGGGCCTGGTTCAACGGCGAGACCTTCGGCTGGGGCGACCTGGCCGTGGTCCCCTATCTCAACGGCTCGGTCGGCCACGGCAACCCGCCGGCCAAGGGCTCGAAGCTGGCGGACTGGCTGACCCGCGCCAACGCCCGCCCCTCGGTCGCCGCGACGTCCGAGGAGGCCGCCGGCTCGGCCCGCGCCTCGGCCATGCCCAATGTCGCGGAGCTGGTCGAGAAGGGTTTATTCAAGCGCGAGTACCGCGACCACCGCCTGGAATGGATGATCAAGAGCGGCGGCGCCGAGGTCGTCCTGCGCGGCCTGGAGCGCAAGAACATCCGCTTCAGCCCTGACTTCGGCTAGGCCTACTCCGCGGCGATCGCCCGACCGCGGCGGAAGATCGGCCGGCGCACGGCCTGCGCGAACCGGGCCGCATAGTCGGGGTGTTCGGTGCCCATCCACCGGTCCCAGTGGCTGAAATAGAGGCCGTAGTTGTAGCCCGCCTGGGCGTGGTGCAGGTCGTGGTGTGTCACCGTGGTCAGCCAGGGCAGCAGCGGCCGGCCGTCGCGGGTCGCGGGAAACAGCTCGTAGCCGGAGTGGCCGATGGTGTTGCGCACGATCTGGTGCAGCATGAACAGGCCCACGGCAGGCCAGGCCGTGGGGACCAGCAGCACCCAGAGCGGCACGAACAGGGCGTTGATGGCCGCCTCGCCCAGGTCGAAGCTGTAGGCGGTGAAGGGCGAAGGGTTGTTCGACCGGTGATGGCGCCGGTGGAAGACGCGAAACAGGCGCCGATCGTGGATCATCCGATGGGTCCAGTAGAACCAGGCGTCATGGGCCAGCACCATCAGGCCGAGGCTGACCCAGAACCAGACCGGCCCCCAGCCCTGGGCGATCTTGGGCCCATGCAGCACGCCCATACGTTCCAGGCCGAAGGTCATCAGGCCGACGGTGGAGAAGATGGCGATCGAGCGGACCGAACAGCCGAACTCGGTCAGGAGCTGGCGCGCCGAGGGCGTGTCGTCGCGAATCTTTCGGGCCCTCAGCACAGGCGCCAGCAGCACCCAGAGCACCAGCCAGACCCCCACCGCGAAGACGACATAGCGGGTCAGGTCGGTGCGCATATTGGCCAGCCACTGAAGGATGACGGGCGGCAGGTCGGGTTCGAACACGGGGCGATCCTCCGGCGAATGCAAGATGCCGCAAGACTGCTGAGGGAATGTCGCGCCGTCTCGCCGATTGCGAAAACGGCCAGGGTTTTCAGGTTTCGCCGCGAGTTTCGGGAATCGGCGAAGCGCCGGTCTGACGCCAGGTGGTGGGCGTCACGCCGGTCGCGGCCTTGAAGGCGCGATTGAAGGGGCCGAGCGAACCAAAGCCGAGATCGTAGGCGATGGCGGAGACCGGCTTGCGGGCCTGGTCAGGGTCACCCAGCGCCGCCTTGGCCGCCTCGACCCGTCGGGCGTTGACGAAGGACGCGAAGTTGCGATGGCCCAGGACCCGGTTGATCAGCCGGCGCAGCCGATGCTCGGGCAGCGACAGGTGGTCGGCCAGGGCGCCGATGGTCAGGTCCTCGCGCCGCCAGATCTCATCGTCGTCCATGGCGCGATAGAGCCGGGTCAGGGCGGTCTCGTCGATGGCCTCCAAGGCGGGGACGTCGCGCATGGCCGGAGTGATAGCCAGCCGCTCGCCACCCAGGAGGGCCGGGTCCAGCCGCAGCAGGGCCAGCGCCCCTGAGATCGCCAGCGCCGCCAGGGCGAAGGCCTGAAGGAGGGGCATGGGCGGCGGTCGCTCGCCGAAGACCGCGCCGAGATCCCCCGCAGCGGTCAGCAGGACATAGGCCGCCGCCGCGCCCATGACCGGCGCCCGCAGCCGCCGCCGCTGCTCGACGAGGTCGCCGCGCCAGCCGCGCCAGATGACGAAGGCCGCGTGCATCACCAGCAGGATGGCGAAGAGGCCGTAGAGGAGCCAGAAGGCGCCGCGCACCGGACTGGGATCGGGTGAGAGCCGGCCCGCCAGTCCGAGGACGACGGCGACCACCGGCGGGATCAGC
This genomic stretch from Phenylobacterium sp. LH3H17 harbors:
- a CDS encoding SDR family NAD(P)-dependent oxidoreductase translates to MAYKPFDLTGKVALVTGGNGGIGFGMVEALAQSGADVVIWGSNPKKNADAEAKLKNLGVRVMSQVVDVADEEAVRAGMVEAVSKMGRIDTVIANAGIGGGATSFAEFPTETYRRVLAVNLDGVFFTFREACKHMVERAGSGDKAGGSLVVISSLSAYDGAPRNEAYAATKGAVISMIRAIAVEHARYGVRANAILPGWIATDMTAGAQGNDKFNDAVIKRVPARRWGKPADFGGMAVYLASDASSFHTGDSFLIDGGYGIF
- a CDS encoding glutathione S-transferase family protein: MLTLYDHPLSPYAQKVKIALREKGLAFETVSPGGLGAGGAQGEFVAASPRAEVPALVDGEVSVFDSSIILEYLEDRYPDPPMLPAAPADRARVRMLEEVMDTHFEAINWGLSEIRWFRRAEGELAEALLAKAAEQTQGFFTWLEGQLGDRAWFNGETFGWGDLAVVPYLNGSVGHGNPPAKGSKLADWLTRANARPSVAATSEEAAGSARASAMPNVAELVEKGLFKREYRDHRLEWMIKSGGAEVVLRGLERKNIRFSPDFG
- a CDS encoding sterol desaturase family protein encodes the protein MRTDLTRYVVFAVGVWLVLWVLLAPVLRARKIRDDTPSARQLLTEFGCSVRSIAIFSTVGLMTFGLERMGVLHGPKIAQGWGPVWFWVSLGLMVLAHDAWFYWTHRMIHDRRLFRVFHRRHHRSNNPSPFTAYSFDLGEAAINALFVPLWVLLVPTAWPAVGLFMLHQIVRNTIGHSGYELFPATRDGRPLLPWLTTVTHHDLHHAQAGYNYGLYFSHWDRWMGTEHPDYAARFAQAVRRPIFRRGRAIAAE
- a CDS encoding AraC family transcriptional regulator, whose amino-acid sequence is MVDPLILDGLVRGAAIGVFAVIGAAMALSPQPGPARWVGAVFFATAIGHSLANCQVLQGRLGPVEAVIWLLSVLGSGMFWTFAVTLFSDDAKLPPQRLIPPVVAVVLGLAGRLSPDPSPVRGAFWLLYGLFAILLVMHAAFVIWRGWRGDLVEQRRRLRAPVMGAAAAYVLLTAAGDLGAVFGERPPPMPLLQAFALAALAISGALALLRLDPALLGGERLAITPAMRDVPALEAIDETALTRLYRAMDDDEIWRREDLTIGALADHLSLPEHRLRRLINRVLGHRNFASFVNARRVEAAKAALGDPDQARKPVSAIAYDLGFGSLGPFNRAFKAATGVTPTTWRQTGASPIPETRGET